The Methanobrevibacter wolinii SH genome includes a window with the following:
- the rpsS gene encoding 30S ribosomal protein S19, which produces MAKKIYKYRGYTLEELQDMSLEDFIKLLPARQRRSLKRGFLPRQQIVLDKMRKLNKEGSKDGRPIVIRTHCRDMIVLPEMVGTTFGIYNGQTFEEVTIMPEMIGCYFGEFAPTRQRVQHGDPGMGATRSSMFVPLK; this is translated from the coding sequence TTGGCTAAAAAAATATATAAGTATCGTGGATATACTTTAGAAGAATTACAAGATATGTCTTTAGAAGATTTTATTAAATTATTACCAGCAAGACAAAGAAGATCTTTAAAAAGAGGATTTTTACCTAGACAACAAATTGTCTTAGATAAAATGAGAAAATTAAACAAAGAAGGAAGTAAAGATGGTAGACCTATAGTAATCAGAACTCATTGTAGAGATATGATTGTTCTTCCTGAAATGGTTGGAACTACATTTGGAATATATAATGGTCAAACCTTTGAAGAAGTAACTATTATGCCTGAAATGATTGGTTGTTACTTTGGTGAATTTGCACCAACTAGACAAAGAGTTCAACATGGTGACCCAGGTATGGGTGCTACAAGATCATCTATGTTTGTACCATTGAAATAA
- a CDS encoding 30S ribosomal protein S17: MVGLNVKEPERECNDPNCPFHGDLPVRGQVLEGTVTTNKAERTVTVERSYYKFIRKYERYEKRKSRINVHKPDCIDVNVGDEVKIAECRPLSKTKHFVIVEVKGE; the protein is encoded by the coding sequence ATGGTTGGTCTTAATGTAAAAGAACCAGAAAGAGAATGTAATGATCCAAATTGTCCTTTCCATGGTGATTTACCTGTAAGAGGACAAGTTCTTGAAGGAACTGTTACTACTAATAAAGCTGAAAGAACAGTTACTGTAGAACGTAGTTATTATAAATTCATTCGTAAATATGAAAGATATGAAAAAAGAAAATCAAGAATCAATGTTCATAAACCTGATTGTATTGATGTAAATGTTGGAGACGAAGTTAAAATAGCAGAATGCAGACCTTTAAGTAAAACTAAACATTTTGTTATTGTTGAAGTAAAAGGAGAATAG
- the yciH gene encoding stress response translation initiation inhibitor YciH produces the protein MSKICEVCGLPEELCVCEEIAREVQTVKVYTVKRRFGKLMTIIEGIDEHDIDIKELTKTLKAKCACGGTAKNGQIELQGDHKVKVKEVLSDLGFSSDTIEIKDSKRNKKRNHHRH, from the coding sequence ATGTCTAAAATCTGTGAAGTATGTGGTCTTCCTGAGGAACTTTGTGTTTGTGAAGAAATTGCAAGAGAAGTTCAAACAGTTAAAGTTTATACAGTAAAACGTAGATTTGGTAAACTCATGACTATCATTGAAGGTATTGATGAACATGATATTGATATTAAAGAGCTTACTAAAACCTTAAAAGCAAAATGTGCTTGTGGAGGAACTGCTAAAAATGGTCAAATTGAACTTCAAGGTGACCATAAAGTTAAAGTTAAAGAAGTTTTATCTGATTTAGGATTTTCCTCAGACACTATTGAAATTAAAGATTCTAAAAGGAATAAAAAACGAAATCATCATAGACATTAA
- a CDS encoding 30S ribosomal protein S4e, translating to MAKMGSRKHLKTFKAPKSWPIHPKEHTWTVKPQAGPHAIEESLTLMVVVRDILALGDNSREAKRIINTGNVLIDGTPRKDYKFPVGLMDIITIPKTGESYRVLLDNKNRLTLNPIDDNSFKLSKIVGKTTIKGGKTQLNLHDGRNVIVDEDDYKVGDVINLKIPEQEIAEAYPLKEGATVLVTGGKHTGELGNVKEIIVNDSSKPNTVIIENGSKDNFLTLKDYAFVVGEDKPVISLLEVNQ from the coding sequence ATGGCAAAAATGGGATCTAGAAAACATTTAAAAACTTTTAAAGCACCTAAATCATGGCCTATTCATCCAAAAGAACATACCTGGACTGTAAAACCACAAGCTGGACCTCATGCTATTGAAGAATCTTTAACTTTAATGGTAGTTGTCAGGGATATTTTAGCTCTTGGTGATAATTCTAGAGAAGCTAAAAGAATTATTAATACAGGTAATGTTTTAATTGATGGAACTCCTAGAAAAGATTATAAATTCCCAGTAGGACTTATGGATATTATAACTATCCCTAAAACTGGTGAATCTTATAGAGTGCTTTTAGATAATAAAAATAGATTAACTTTAAACCCTATTGATGATAATAGTTTTAAATTATCTAAAATTGTTGGAAAAACCACTATTAAAGGTGGAAAAACTCAATTAAATCTCCACGATGGTAGAAATGTTATTGTTGATGAAGATGACTACAAAGTTGGAGATGTTATTAACTTAAAAATACCTGAACAAGAAATTGCTGAAGCTTATCCTTTAAAAGAAGGAGCTACTGTTCTTGTAACTGGTGGTAAACACACTGGTGAATTAGGTAATGTTAAAGAAATCATTGTTAATGATTCATCAAAACCAAATACTGTTATTATTGAAAACGGAAGTAAAGATAATTTCTTAACTTTAAAAGATTATGCTTTCGTTGTTGGAGAAGATAAACCAGTTATTTCTTTATTGGAGGTTAATCAATGA
- a CDS encoding 50S ribosomal protein L22, which produces MAKKYAYNEKENEEKQTARAMARSLKVSPKHCVDICNAIRGMDVQKAKAYLNDVIAEKQAVPFKKHNKKVGHRKGMKGWTAGRYPVKAAKQVLRVLKNAEANAEYKGMDTENLKIEHISSHRGMVIRGAIPRAFGRVTPFNTPTTHIQIVLMEA; this is translated from the coding sequence ATGGCTAAAAAATATGCTTATAATGAAAAAGAAAATGAAGAAAAACAAACAGCACGTGCTATGGCTAGATCTCTTAAAGTTTCCCCTAAACATTGTGTAGATATTTGTAATGCAATTAGAGGAATGGATGTACAAAAAGCTAAAGCTTATTTAAATGATGTTATTGCAGAAAAACAAGCTGTACCTTTCAAAAAACATAATAAAAAAGTTGGTCATAGAAAAGGTATGAAAGGATGGACTGCAGGAAGATACCCTGTTAAAGCTGCTAAACAAGTATTAAGAGTTTTAAAAAATGCTGAAGCAAATGCTGAATACAAAGGAATGGATACTGAAAACCTCAAAATTGAACATATTTCAAGTCACAGAGGAATGGTTATTAGAGGTGCAATTCCAAGAGCTTTTGGAAGAGTAACTCCATTTAATACACCAACTACTCATATCCAAATAGTTTTAATGGAGGCTTAA
- the rpmC gene encoding 50S ribosomal protein L29, translated as MAILRSREIWEMENEEIQEKLLELKAELAKNVAKSSASGVIENPGKIRELKRTIARVLTIMNEKEKEN; from the coding sequence ATGGCAATCTTAAGAAGCAGAGAAATTTGGGAAATGGAAAATGAAGAAATCCAAGAAAAATTACTTGAACTTAAAGCTGAATTAGCTAAAAATGTAGCTAAAAGTTCCGCTTCAGGTGTTATTGAAAACCCTGGTAAAATTAGAGAACTTAAAAGAACAATTGCTCGTGTTCTTACAATCATGAATGAAAAGGAGAAGGAGAATTAA
- a CDS encoding 30S ribosomal protein S8, translating to MTLMDPLSDALTNIRNNELQVNSSCTISPASKLIGHVLSVMKKENYISNFEYVDDNKAGKFEVELDGNINQCGVIKPRHAVKKDEFEKFEKRYLPAKNFGILIVTTPEGIMTHREAIEKGIGGRLLAYMY from the coding sequence ATGACTCTTATGGACCCTCTTTCAGATGCTTTAACTAATATCAGGAATAATGAGTTACAAGTAAATTCTTCTTGTACTATTTCTCCTGCTTCCAAATTAATTGGACATGTTTTAAGTGTTATGAAAAAAGAAAATTATATTAGTAATTTTGAATATGTAGATGATAATAAAGCAGGTAAATTTGAAGTTGAATTAGATGGAAACATTAATCAATGTGGTGTAATTAAACCTCGTCATGCTGTTAAAAAAGACGAATTTGAGAAATTTGAAAAAAGATATTTACCAGCAAAAAATTTCGGTATCCTTATTGTAACTACTCCTGAAGGTATTATGACTCACAGAGAAGCTATTGAAAAAGGTATCGGTGGAAGATTGTTGGCTTATATGTATTAG
- a CDS encoding 30S ribosomal protein S14: MAKKYGKGSKKCSRCGDHSAMISRYGLNLCRQCFREVAPKIGFKKYN; encoded by the coding sequence ATGGCAAAAAAATATGGTAAAGGATCTAAAAAATGTTCTAGATGTGGAGATCATTCTGCTATGATTAGTAGATATGGTCTTAACCTTTGTAGACAATGTTTTAGAGAAGTTGCTCCTAAAATAGGATTTAAAAAATATAACTAG
- the rnp1 gene encoding ribonuclease P protein component 1 has translation MITSENIIFHELIGLEVEVINSFNESLIGINGKVVDETKKTLLIETCNDSEKLLPKDVSIFKFTLPNGSHVEVNGKILLNRPEDRIKKRHKKFNW, from the coding sequence ATGATAACTTCAGAGAATATTATATTTCATGAATTAATAGGCTTAGAAGTTGAGGTTATTAATAGTTTTAATGAATCTTTAATTGGAATTAATGGAAAAGTGGTTGATGAAACAAAGAAAACTTTATTGATTGAAACTTGTAATGATTCTGAAAAGTTATTACCTAAAGATGTTTCAATCTTTAAATTTACTCTTCCTAATGGTTCACATGTTGAAGTTAATGGAAAAATTTTGTTGAATCGTCCTGAAGATCGTATTAAGAAAAGGCATAAAAAATTTAATTGGTGA
- a CDS encoding 50S ribosomal protein L14 — MKAITSKVSKALPIGARLNCVDNTGAREIEIISVKGFKGVRRRIDTAGVGDLVICSVKKGTADMRREIVQAVVVRQKKEFRRVDGLRVKFEDNAAVIITPEGLLKGSEIRGPVAKEAADRWPSVGSAASILV; from the coding sequence ATGAAAGCAATTACATCTAAAGTTTCAAAAGCATTACCTATTGGTGCAAGACTTAATTGTGTTGATAATACTGGTGCTCGTGAAATTGAAATTATTTCTGTTAAAGGTTTCAAAGGTGTCCGTAGAAGAATAGATACTGCTGGTGTTGGCGATTTAGTTATCTGTTCTGTTAAAAAAGGTACTGCTGATATGAGAAGAGAAATAGTTCAAGCTGTTGTTGTAAGACAGAAAAAAGAATTTAGACGTGTAGATGGTCTTCGTGTTAAATTTGAAGATAATGCTGCTGTAATTATTACTCCTGAAGGATTATTAAAAGGATCTGAAATTAGAGGACCAGTAGCAAAAGAAGCAGCTGATAGATGGCCTAGTGTAGGTAGTGCTGCTAGTATTTTAGTATAG
- a CDS encoding 30S ribosomal protein S3 — MIEKDFVTEGLKRTKIDEFLESELERAGYGGMDLHNTPLGTMIVVYAERPGMVIGRGGKTVRAITQNIKEKFDLDNPQIEVKEVDVPELNPRIMAAKIANMLQRGMHFRRVAYSNIRRIMGAGAQGVEITISGKIRGSRSAVAKFVEGYIKKCGEPSIKYVQEGFASANLKPGVLGIYVRIMPPEAVLPDKVEIIAPKVEDIVEEVEVSEEPEEETTEEVESLEETEEIENLEELEEISEEISEEEVSEEVEDSDDE; from the coding sequence ATGATAGAAAAAGATTTTGTTACTGAAGGTCTCAAAAGAACAAAAATTGATGAGTTCTTAGAATCTGAACTTGAAAGAGCAGGATACGGTGGAATGGATTTACATAATACACCTCTTGGAACTATGATTGTAGTTTATGCTGAAAGACCTGGTATGGTTATTGGTAGAGGTGGAAAAACCGTAAGAGCTATTACTCAAAATATTAAAGAAAAATTTGATCTTGATAATCCTCAAATTGAAGTTAAAGAAGTTGATGTTCCAGAATTAAATCCTAGAATCATGGCTGCTAAAATTGCAAACATGTTACAAAGGGGAATGCATTTCAGAAGAGTTGCTTATTCCAATATTCGTAGAATTATGGGAGCTGGAGCACAAGGTGTAGAAATTACAATTTCTGGAAAAATTAGAGGTTCCAGATCTGCAGTTGCTAAATTCGTAGAAGGATATATTAAAAAATGTGGTGAACCTTCAATTAAATATGTTCAAGAAGGATTTGCAAGTGCAAATTTAAAACCTGGTGTTTTAGGTATATATGTAAGAATTATGCCTCCTGAAGCAGTCTTACCTGATAAAGTTGAAATTATTGCTCCTAAAGTAGAAGATATTGTTGAAGAAGTTGAAGTTTCTGAAGAACCTGAAGAAGAAACTACTGAAGAAGTAGAATCTTTAGAAGAAACTGAAGAAATTGAAAACTTAGAAGAATTAGAAGAGATTTCTGAAGAAATTTCTGAAGAAGAAGTTTCAGAGGAAGTTGAAGATTCTGATGATGAATAG
- the rplX gene encoding 50S ribosomal protein L24, producing the protein MTKQPRKQRRNMYKAPKHQRHARMAATLSKDLKQDLGRRSLPVRVGDKVKVLRGDFKDQEGKVEAVNYKKYTVSVEGVTLNKADGTTIYLPIHPSNLMIIDVDLDDERRIKVSEEE; encoded by the coding sequence ATGACTAAACAACCAAGAAAACAAAGAAGAAATATGTATAAAGCACCTAAACATCAACGTCATGCTCGTATGGCTGCTACTTTAAGTAAAGATTTAAAACAAGACTTAGGTAGAAGATCTTTACCTGTTAGAGTTGGAGACAAAGTTAAAGTACTTCGTGGTGACTTTAAAGATCAAGAAGGTAAAGTCGAAGCTGTTAACTATAAAAAATATACTGTCAGTGTTGAAGGTGTAACTTTAAATAAAGCTGATGGAACTACTATATATCTCCCAATTCACCCATCTAATTTGATGATTATTGATGTTGATTTAGACGATGAAAGAAGAATTAAAGTAAGTGAGGAAGAATAA
- a CDS encoding 50S ribosomal protein L5 has translation MNPMNEVIISKATINIGVGEAGEKLSRAINLLEDMFGQKPVKTFSKVTNPEFGIRKRQPIACKVTLRGEKAVYAIKTVLSGINNNIKSTQFDDIGNLSFGIAEHIDIPGVKYDPEVGIFGMNVSVTFEKPGYRINKRKIQNKRIPKRHRISKEETMKYMVDHFNVNYVDLE, from the coding sequence ATGAACCCAATGAATGAAGTTATTATATCAAAAGCTACTATTAACATAGGTGTTGGAGAAGCTGGTGAAAAATTATCTCGTGCTATTAATTTACTCGAAGATATGTTTGGTCAAAAACCAGTTAAAACTTTTTCAAAAGTTACCAACCCTGAATTTGGTATTCGTAAAAGACAACCTATTGCATGTAAAGTAACTTTACGTGGAGAAAAAGCAGTTTATGCTATTAAAACTGTTTTATCTGGAATTAATAATAATATTAAATCTACTCAATTTGATGATATAGGAAATCTTTCTTTTGGTATTGCTGAACATATTGATATTCCTGGAGTTAAATATGATCCTGAAGTTGGTATATTTGGTATGAATGTTTCTGTAACTTTTGAAAAACCAGGATACAGAATAAATAAAAGAAAAATCCAAAATAAAAGAATACCTAAAAGACATAGAATTTCTAAAGAAGAAACTATGAAATATATGGTAGATCATTTTAATGTTAACTATGTAGATTTAGAATAG